The following proteins are encoded in a genomic region of Melopsittacus undulatus isolate bMelUnd1 chromosome 8, bMelUnd1.mat.Z, whole genome shotgun sequence:
- the ZFAND2A gene encoding AN1-type zinc finger protein 2A isoform X2, with product MEFPGLGEHCSERTCKQLDFLPLKCDACGEVFCKDHIRYDDHKCSSAYKKNVQVPVCPLCNAPIPVQKGEIPDIVVGAHMDKDCKYNPAQQKQKIFTNKCLKPGCKRKEMMKVVCEQCGGNFCIKHRHPLDHDCKGSSHPISKAGYAALMRASQAAFKSIGAIGVPSDGSLQHNRCR from the exons ATGGAGTTCCCGGGGCTGGGTGAGCACTGCTCGGAGCGCACCTGCAAACAGCTGG ACTTCCTTCCTCTGAAATGTGATGCATGTGGGGAGGTCTTCTGTAAAGACCACATCCGTTATGATGACCACAAGTGTAGCTCTGCCTACAAGAAA AATGTGCAGGTTCCAGTGTGTCCACTCTGTAATGCACCCATCCCTGTACAGAAGGGGGAAATACCAGATATTGTGGTTGGGGCTCACATGGATAAGGACTGCAAATAcaacccagcacagcaaaagcagaag ATCTTCACAAACAAGTGCTTAAAGCCaggctgcaaaagaaaagagatgatGAAGGTTGTTTGTGAGCAGTGTGGTGGCAACTTTTGCATAAAACATCGCCATCCTCTGGATCATGACTGCAAAGGGAGCAGCCACCCCATCTCCAAGGCAGG ATATGCTGCTCTGATGAGAGCTTCTCAAGCTGCCTTCAAATCAATAGGAGCAATTGGAGTGCCATCTGACGGGAGTCTGCAGCACAACAG ATGCAGATAG
- the ZFAND2A gene encoding AN1-type zinc finger protein 2A isoform X1 encodes MEFPGLGEHCSERTCKQLDFLPLKCDACGEVFCKDHIRYDDHKCSSAYKKNVQVPVCPLCNAPIPVQKGEIPDIVVGAHMDKDCKYNPAQQKQKIFTNKCLKPGCKRKEMMKVVCEQCGGNFCIKHRHPLDHDCKGSSHPISKAGYAALMRASQAAFKSIGAIGVPSDGSLQHNRYKL; translated from the exons ATGGAGTTCCCGGGGCTGGGTGAGCACTGCTCGGAGCGCACCTGCAAACAGCTGG ACTTCCTTCCTCTGAAATGTGATGCATGTGGGGAGGTCTTCTGTAAAGACCACATCCGTTATGATGACCACAAGTGTAGCTCTGCCTACAAGAAA AATGTGCAGGTTCCAGTGTGTCCACTCTGTAATGCACCCATCCCTGTACAGAAGGGGGAAATACCAGATATTGTGGTTGGGGCTCACATGGATAAGGACTGCAAATAcaacccagcacagcaaaagcagaag ATCTTCACAAACAAGTGCTTAAAGCCaggctgcaaaagaaaagagatgatGAAGGTTGTTTGTGAGCAGTGTGGTGGCAACTTTTGCATAAAACATCGCCATCCTCTGGATCATGACTGCAAAGGGAGCAGCCACCCCATCTCCAAGGCAGG ATATGCTGCTCTGATGAGAGCTTCTCAAGCTGCCTTCAAATCAATAGGAGCAATTGGAGTGCCATCTGACGGGAGTCTGCAGCACAACAGGTACAAGCTGTAG
- the ZFAND2A gene encoding AN1-type zinc finger protein 2A isoform X3, translating into MEFPGLGEHCSERTCKQLDFLPLKCDACGEVFCKDHIRYDDHKCSSAYKKNVQVPVCPLCNAPIPVQKGEIPDIVVGAHMDKDCKYNPAQQKQKIFTNKCLKPGCKRKEMMKVVCEQCGGNFCIKHRHPLDHDCKGSSHPISKAG; encoded by the exons ATGGAGTTCCCGGGGCTGGGTGAGCACTGCTCGGAGCGCACCTGCAAACAGCTGG ACTTCCTTCCTCTGAAATGTGATGCATGTGGGGAGGTCTTCTGTAAAGACCACATCCGTTATGATGACCACAAGTGTAGCTCTGCCTACAAGAAA AATGTGCAGGTTCCAGTGTGTCCACTCTGTAATGCACCCATCCCTGTACAGAAGGGGGAAATACCAGATATTGTGGTTGGGGCTCACATGGATAAGGACTGCAAATAcaacccagcacagcaaaagcagaag ATCTTCACAAACAAGTGCTTAAAGCCaggctgcaaaagaaaagagatgatGAAGGTTGTTTGTGAGCAGTGTGGTGGCAACTTTTGCATAAAACATCGCCATCCTCTGGATCATGACTGCAAAGGGAGCAGCCACCCCATCTCCAAGGCAGGGTAA